A genomic stretch from Apodemus sylvaticus chromosome 12, mApoSyl1.1, whole genome shotgun sequence includes:
- the Arhgap30 gene encoding rho GTPase-activating protein 30 isoform X2, protein MRHLVHMASFSAQTNMHARNLAIVWAPNLLRSKDIEASGFNGTAAFMEVRVQSIVVEFILTHVDQLFRGDSLSAGVDLEGGWKSLPGARASGSSEDLMPTSLPYHLPSVLQAGDGPPQIRPYHTIIEIAEHKRKGSLKVRKWRSIFNLGRSGHETKRKLPLRAEDRDKSSKGTLRPAKSMDSLSAAAGASDEPEGLVGSSSSQPSSLPPESMESNNSADATEGEQESEAEVPGSANSEPGTPRAGRSALRALGSSRAERCAGVHISDPYNVNLPLHITSILSVPPNIISNVSLVRLTRGLECPALQPRPSPASGPGPGPGPGPPDEKSEARSVPGPLDDLSPADMTPALEDSLSQEVQDSFSFLEDLSSSEPEWVGVEDREVAKAEAAGTAGAAAFSLGEDDPGMGYLEELLRVGPQVEEFSVEPPLDDLSLDDVQYVLAPNCCSPDSAVPTPDVEEDYGEEVFLSAYDDLSPLLGPEPTPWKGVGSLEEDTARCGKQPPTQDEEQACLETRQDKEAEPRSTSDNREEVEATPETEAGKADQEGGEAERSQKVMDSSKEGSREELEAQEENSQHREVESIEETKDMDKTREQVKDEDEKERVIRRKEGADTPVESEMDAEHLFQEYLVLEESWEVVHKHEGEKVREGEIKGLRRKSDPKSREVQGHSEDSTIPEEGGDGKEGGVSEAQKSIDVETEGMRGIGDHLEEEAFSEGPGVELLRVDSTEEINEQTSEMEHAPLQPSEAEGKETEGQLNPETCDLYSCPCGSAGGVGMRLASTLIQVRQVRSVPVVPPKPQFAKMPSARCSKIHIAPASPCPRPGRLDGTPGEKIWSSRASWRNGGSLSFDAAVALARERQRTEAQGVRRTQTCIGGGDYSLGSRTSPCSMTHAYSSRPLSCLELPPEGTEGPEPRSRLSLPPRELHPAVPLVAPQRQTYAFETQTNPGKDEGV, encoded by the exons ATGCGCCACTTGGTCCACATGGCCTCATTCAGTGCCCAGACCAACATGCATGCCCGCAATTTGGCGATTGTGTGGGCCCCCAACCTGCTGAG GTCTAAGGACATCGAGGCCTCGGGCTTCAACGGGACCGCAGCATTCATGGAGGTTCGTGTGCAGTCCATTGTTGTGGAGTTCATCCTCACCCATGTGGACCAGCTCTTTAGGGGTGATTCCCTCTCTG CTGGTGTAGATTTGGAGGGTGGATGGAAATCACTCCCAGGAGCCCGGGCATCGGGCAGCTCCGAGGACCTCATGCCCACGTCTCTTCCCTACCACTTGCCCAGCGTCTTGCAGGCTGGGGATGGACCGCCACAGATCCGACCCTACCACACTATCATTGAGATTGCAGAACACAA GAGAAAGGGGTCATTGAAGGTCAGGAAGTGGCGCTCTATCTTCAATTTGGGTCGCTCTGGACACGAGACAAAACGTAAACTTCCACTGAGGGCTGAGGACAGGG ACAAATCCAGTAAGGGGACACTGCGGCCTGCTAAAAGCATGGACTCACTGAGTGCTGCCGCTGGGGCCAGTGATG AGCCGGAGGGGCTGGTGGGGTCCAGCAGTTCTCAGCCAAGTTCACTGCCGCCTGAGAGCATGGAGAGTAATAATTCTGCGGATGCAACAGAAGGTGAACAGGAATCCGAAGCAGAGGTGCCGGGCAGCGCCAATTCTGAGCCGGGAACGCCACGGGCCGGGCGGTCGGCTCTTCGGGCCTTAGGTAGCAGTCGAGCAGAGCGCTGCGCTGGAGTCCACATCTCAGACCCTTACAACGTCAACCTCCCTCTGCACATAACCTCTATCCTCAGTGTACCTCCAAACATCATCTCTAACGTCTCCTTGGTCAGGCTCACCCGAGGCCTCGAGTGCCCTGCCCTACAACCCCGGCCAAGCCCTGCCTCAGGGcctggcccaggcccaggccctggCCCCCCAG ATGAGAAATCGGAGGCAAGATCAGTCCCAGGTCCCCTGGATGACTTGAGCCCCGCAGACATGACTCCTGCCCTGGAGGACTCCTTGTCCCAGGAGGTGCAGGATTCCTTCTCCTTCCTAGAGGATTTGAGCAGCTCAGAGcctgagtgggtgggggtggaggataGGGAGGTGGCCAAGGCAGAAGCCGCAggaacagcaggagcagcagctttCTCCCTTGGGGAGGACGACCCTGGGATGGGCTACCTGGAGGAGCTCCTAAGAGTTGGGCCTCAG GTGGAAGAGTTCTCTGTGGAGCCGCCCCTGGATGATCTGTCTCTGGATGATGTGCAGTACGTCCTGGCGCCTAACTGCTGTTCCCCTGATTCTGCTGTTCCCACCCCTGACGTAGAAGAGGACTATGGGGAAGAAGTCTTCTTGAGTGCCTATGATGATCTGAGTCCCCTTCTGGGGCCTGAACCCACCCCCTGGAAAGGTGTAGGGAGTCTGGAGGAAGACACAGCAAGGTGTGGGAAACAACCTCCAACACAGGATGAAGAACAGGCCTGCTTGGAAACCAGGCAGGACAAGGAGGCTGAGCCCCGAAGCACATCAGATAACAGGGAAGAAGTAGAGGCAACTCCAGAGACTGAGGCTGGAAAGGCTGACCAGGAAGGAGGGGAGGCTGAAAGAAGCCAAAAGGTGATGGATAGTTCTAAAGAAGGGAGTAGGGAAGAGCTAGAGGCCCAGGAAGAAAATTCTCAGCATCGAGAGGTTGAAAGTATAGAGGAGACCAAGGATATGGACAAAACAAGAGAACAGGTTAAAGATGAGGATGAGAAGGAGAGAGTGATCAGGAGAAAAGAAGGAGCTGACACCCCAGTAGAATCTGAGATGGATGCGGAGCATCTATTCCAGGAATACCTGGTTCTCGAGGAGAGCTGGGAAGTTGTCCACAAACACGAAGGTGAGAAAGTCAGAGAGGGAGAAATCAAAGGACTGAGGAGGAAGAGTGACCCTAAGTCCAGAGAGGTCCAAGGACACAGTGAAGACAGTACAATTCCAGAAGAAGGTGGTGATGGGAAGGAAGGGGGTGTCAGCGAGGCACAAAAAAGTATAGATGTAGAAACTGAAGGCATGAGAGGCATTGGTGACCACTTAGAAGAGGAGGCCTTCTCTGAAGGGCCAGGTGTCGAGTTACTGAGGGTTGACAGTACAGAAGAAATCAATGAACAGACCTCTGAGATGGAACATGCCCCCCTTCAGCCATCTGAAGCAGAGGGGAAGGAGACTGAGGGACAGCTTAATCCTGAGACATGTGACCTATATTCTTGTCCCTGTGGGTCAGCTGGTGGTGTGGGTATGCGTCTGGCTTCCACCCTCATTCAGGTCCGACAGGTCCGCTCTGTTCCTGTAGTGCCCCCCAAACCACAGTTTGCCAAGATGCCCAGTGCAAGGTGTAGCAAGATCCACATAGCACCTGCAAGCCCGTGTCCAAGGCCTGGTAGGCTTGACGGGACTCCTGGAGAAAAAATTTGGAGTTCTCGAGCGTCCTGGAGGAATGGGGGTAGTCTTTCTTTTGATGCTGCTGTGGCCCTGGCCCGGGAACGCCAGAGGACCGAGGCTCAGGGAGTTCGGCGGACCCAGACCTGTATTGGAGGTGGGGATTATAGCCTCGGCTCCAGAACATCTCCTTGTAGTATGACCCATGCCTATTCTTCCAGGCCCCTTAGCTGTCTGGAACTGCCACCTGAAGGCACAGAAGGACCTGAGCCCAGGAGTCGCCTTAGCCTGCCCCCTAGAGAGCTTCACCCTGCGGTCCCTCTTGTGGCCCCTCAGCGCCAGACATATGCATTTGAAACACAGACTAATCCTGGGAAAGATGAAGGGGTGTGA